The Vicinamibacterales bacterium genome includes the window TTAGGTCTTAGGTCTTAGGTCTTAGGTCTTGGGTCTTGGGTCTTCTTCGCGGAGGCGACAAACAAACTTGGCCCCTTCACGTCCGCTTCGGTCGGCAGCGGTGTCATCACGGATTTCTCGAAGCCGGCGGCCTCGAGGTGCTTCTTCATGGTCTTGTCGGAGAAGCCGAGCCAGACATGCCCCATCTGCTGCTGGTATTCCTCGTGGTCGTGCGGGAGCATGTCGACGATCAGGACACGGCCGCCCGGCTTCAGCACGCGGCTCACCTCCGCTAGCGCCCGCGCCGGCTCGGGCACGTGGTGCAGCACCAGCGCCAGGATCGCCACGTCCAGCTGGCCATCGTCGATCGGCAGCGCTTCCATGTCGCCGCGGCGGACGTCCACTTGGTGGGCGCCCTTCAATCGCCTGCGCGCCGCCTGGACCATGTCGGTGGAGCCGTCGACGGCAATCACGCTGGCGACGTGAGGCGCGAGCAGCTCGCTGACCTGCCCGGTGCCGCACCCGAGGTCGCCGACGGTGAGCGTGGGATCGAGCAGGGCGAGCAAGGCGTGCAGGTGAAAGCGATCGCCGAACAGTTCGGCCCGCAGGTGATCCCACTGCCCCGACGCCGTCGCGAAGAAGGCCTGGGACTTCGAGCGGCGGCGCGACAGCACGCCTTTCAGCCGGCGCTCGTCCTGCTCGGCGCCGTTGGTGGACGACACCTGCTCGCGAATGAGCGGCCACAGCTGCTGCGCGCCGGGGTCCAGGTCTTCCAGCGTCATGCCGTAGAAGCGGCTGGTGCCATCCCGGCGGGACGCCACCCAGCCGTCGTCGGCCAGCGTCTTGAGGTGCCGGCTCACGGTGGACTGGGGCAGCTGGAGCACCGAGCAGATCTCGCTGACGGTCAGCTCGTGCCGCTCGAGGGGCAGGAGCATCCGGCAGCGGATCGGGTCGGCCAGCGCGGCCATATGGTCGAGGATCTGCGTGGACATTAATCCGTCAATCCGGATGGAAGCAATAATAACCCGGCGGTAAGCGGCCGTCAAGCCATGGCAGTATCGAGGCCATGCGAACCCGGCTGGCCCTCCTCGGCATCCTCCTGAGCCTCTCCGTCATCGCCGTACAAGCCTCGGTGACCGACGAACGCTACTGGGCGCAGTGGCGCGGACCATCCATGACGGGCGTCTCGCGGACCGCCAAGCCGCCGGTTGAATGGAGCGAGACCAAGAACGTCAAGTGGAAGGTCGAGATCCCCGGCCGCGGGTCGGCGTCACCGGTCGTGTGGGGCGACCGCATCTTCCTGCTGACCGCGGTGCCCGCCGGCGTGAGCGGCCCGGCCCAGCATGAGCCCCGCGGTGCGCTGCCGAAGCGCGGCGTCCATCAGTACAAAGTGCTGGCCATCGACCGGCAAACCGGCAAGACCGCCTGGGAGCGCGTCGCGCGCGAGGAAGAGCCGCACGAGGCGTCACATCAGGACAACGGGACCTGGGCGTCGAGTTCGGCGGTCACCGACGGTACGCATTTGTTTGCCTACTTCGAATCGCGCGGCCTCTATGCCTACGACATGCAGGGCACGCCGGTGTGGCAGACCGATTTCGGCGACAAGAAGATGCGCAACCAGTTCGGCGAGGGCTCGACGCCGGCGCTGCACGGCAACTACCTGGTCGTGGTGTGGGACCACATCGAGGGTCCGTCGTTCGTGATCACGCTCGACAAACGCACCGGCAAGGAACTGTGGCGGGCCACTCGTGACGAGATGGACACCTGGGCGACCCCGCTGGTCGTCGAGCACGAGGGCCGCCAGCAGGTGATCGTCAACGCGATGAACCGCGTGCGCAGTTACGACCTCGAGACCGGCAAGATTGTGTGGGAGGGGCCGGGCACCACCATGAACGTGATCCCGTCGCCGGTGTTCGGGCACGGCATGGTATTCATCATGAGCGGCTTCCGCGGCA containing:
- a CDS encoding metalloregulator ArsR/SmtB family transcription factor — translated: MSTQILDHMAALADPIRCRMLLPLERHELTVSEICSVLQLPQSTVSRHLKTLADDGWVASRRDGTSRFYGMTLEDLDPGAQQLWPLIREQVSSTNGAEQDERRLKGVLSRRRSKSQAFFATASGQWDHLRAELFGDRFHLHALLALLDPTLTVGDLGCGTGQVSELLAPHVASVIAVDGSTDMVQAARRRLKGAHQVDVRRGDMEALPIDDGQLDVAILALVLHHVPEPARALAEVSRVLKPGGRVLIVDMLPHDHEEYQQQMGHVWLGFSDKTMKKHLEAAGFEKSVMTPLPTEADVKGPSLFVASAKKTQDPRPKT
- a CDS encoding PQQ-binding-like beta-propeller repeat protein, which encodes MRTRLALLGILLSLSVIAVQASVTDERYWAQWRGPSMTGVSRTAKPPVEWSETKNVKWKVEIPGRGSASPVVWGDRIFLLTAVPAGVSGPAQHEPRGALPKRGVHQYKVLAIDRQTGKTAWERVAREEEPHEASHQDNGTWASSSAVTDGTHLFAYFESRGLYAYDMQGTPVWQTDFGDKKMRNQFGEGSTPALHGNYLVVVWDHIEGPSFVITLDKRTGKELWRATRDEMDTWATPLVVEHEGRQQVIVNAMNRVRSYDLETGKIVWEGPGTTMNVIPSPVFGHGMVFIMSGFRGNNLKAIKLADAKGDISTTGAIAWQLDRDTPYVPSPLLYDNILYFLKTNNGLLSAFDAVSGKPHYQVQRIAKAPEVFASPVGADGRVYIASRDGTTTVLKHGPAYEVLAENVLDDGFDASPALVGGEIYLRGFRYLYRISAP